From the Senegalimassilia faecalis genome, one window contains:
- a CDS encoding helix-turn-helix domain-containing protein: MARAAECAAPEGSQDRDEWMTVIEMQEYMRASRNKAYDLIWSGEIDSYRLGRKLLVSRASVDAYIESRSGRK, encoded by the coding sequence ATGGCACGCGCAGCCGAATGCGCCGCGCCCGAGGGAAGCCAGGACCGCGACGAATGGATGACGGTGATCGAGATGCAGGAGTACATGAGGGCGAGCAGAAACAAGGCGTACGACCTCATCTGGTCGGGAGAGATCGACTCGTACAGGCTCGGCAGGAAGCTCCTGGTGTCGAGGGCGTCAGTGGACGCTTACATCGAGTCGAGGAGCGGCAGGAAATGA
- a CDS encoding class I SAM-dependent methyltransferase: MHERKGFWDKNAGRYDRFMRNDRAAYEKMYGLIRPVVKEKTVLEVATGTGLIAKSIVNAAAHIEATDASAKMILEAKQDNQSAKLHFSVQDMFRLPYAQKSFEVVIASNALHIVPHPEKALQEIRRVLKDDGVLIAPTFTHAGNSVSGKAKAFFMSMAGFPLHSRWTSEEYLRFLRQNGWAVQKSAVLKASFPLTYAECTKSEGLDVVL, encoded by the coding sequence ATGCACGAACGCAAGGGCTTCTGGGACAAGAATGCCGGTCGGTACGACCGTTTCATGCGAAACGACCGGGCGGCGTATGAGAAGATGTATGGGCTGATCAGGCCGGTGGTGAAAGAAAAAACCGTGCTGGAGGTTGCCACCGGCACGGGGCTTATCGCAAAGAGCATCGTGAATGCGGCGGCGCACATCGAGGCTACGGACGCCTCTGCAAAGATGATCCTTGAAGCAAAACAGGACAATCAATCCGCAAAGCTGCACTTTTCCGTACAAGATATGTTCCGCCTGCCCTATGCACAGAAGTCCTTCGAAGTGGTGATCGCGTCCAACGCGCTTCATATAGTGCCGCATCCGGAAAAGGCCCTGCAAGAAATCAGGCGGGTGCTGAAGGACGACGGCGTGCTCATCGCGCCAACCTTCACCCACGCGGGGAACTCGGTTTCCGGCAAGGCAAAAGCCTTTTTCATGAGCATGGCGGGATTCCCCCTCCACAGCAGGTGGACAAGCGAGGAATACCTGCGTTTCCTGCGTCAAAACGGCTGGGCGGTGCAGAAAAGCGCGGTGCTGAAGGCCTCGTTCCCGTTGACATATGCGGAATGCACGAAATCGGAGGGGCTAGATGTCGTTCTTTGA
- a CDS encoding Type 1 glutamine amidotransferase-like domain-containing protein: MKLFLCSHFSSVGSLIKEEIDNKKVAFIPTASLREGYTGYVGSARKLFNKLGAAVTEIDISTEAYSTIQSVFEDADVIYFTGGNSFFLMDQLRKTGTDKLLKKELAKGKLMIGESAGAIICAPTIQYIVQMDEKPEDYSQEDDAGLDLIDFYVLPHYLTAPFKKVTEKIMTEFSDLNLCPINNRQGIVIDGEGSKVICKD, encoded by the coding sequence ATGAAGCTGTTTTTATGTTCGCACTTTTCAAGTGTAGGAAGTTTGATAAAAGAAGAAATTGATAACAAAAAAGTCGCATTTATTCCAACAGCATCGCTGCGTGAAGGCTACACCGGTTATGTCGGCTCGGCTCGAAAGCTATTTAATAAACTGGGAGCAGCCGTAACTGAAATTGATATTTCAACGGAGGCTTATTCAACGATACAATCTGTTTTTGAAGATGCGGACGTGATATATTTTACTGGTGGAAATTCTTTCTTTCTTATGGACCAGCTCCGTAAAACGGGAACGGATAAGCTGTTGAAGAAAGAATTGGCAAAGGGAAAACTGATGATCGGTGAATCGGCAGGTGCGATTATATGCGCTCCTACCATCCAATATATTGTACAAATGGATGAAAAGCCGGAGGACTACTCACAAGAAGATGATGCAGGGCTTGATTTGATTGATTTCTATGTTCTTCCGCATTATCTTACAGCACCATTTAAGAAAGTTACCGAGAAAATAATGACTGAGTTTTCGGATTTGAATCTATGCCCAATTAACAACCGTCAGGGAATTGTAATTGATGGTGAAGGTTCAAAGGTTATTTGCAAAGACTAA
- a CDS encoding class I SAM-dependent methyltransferase: protein MSFFENTRKPVGLGGKLMVAMMNLGYSPVARWGLRFLRLAPNAKVLDCGCGGGANIKRLLEKCPHGVVKGIDYSPVSVEKARKLNRTAIQEGRCAVLQGSVADMAFEDSCFDAATAFETVYFWPDLPRCFREVRRTLKPGGTVLICNESNGDTDKDERWTRIIGGMTIYKDIELKACLEQAGFHEVQIRKKGKWLCVTARK, encoded by the coding sequence ATGTCGTTCTTTGAAAACACCCGCAAGCCCGTGGGCCTCGGCGGAAAACTTATGGTTGCCATGATGAACCTGGGCTACAGCCCTGTGGCGCGGTGGGGACTTCGATTTCTACGACTTGCGCCAAACGCCAAGGTGCTGGATTGCGGCTGCGGCGGCGGGGCGAACATAAAACGGCTGCTGGAAAAATGCCCGCATGGCGTCGTCAAGGGCATCGACTATTCGCCCGTCAGCGTGGAGAAGGCCAGGAAGCTCAACCGAACTGCAATTCAGGAGGGGCGTTGCGCCGTTCTGCAAGGCAGCGTGGCGGATATGGCGTTTGAGGATAGCTGCTTCGATGCCGCCACGGCCTTTGAGACCGTCTATTTCTGGCCTGATTTGCCCCGATGCTTCCGTGAGGTCCGGCGGACGCTGAAGCCGGGCGGGACAGTTCTTATCTGCAACGAGAGCAATGGCGATACGGACAAGGACGAGAGGTGGACGCGGATCATCGGCGGCATGACCATCTACAAGGACATTGAATTGAAGGCGTGTCTGGAGCAGGCGGGCTTTCACGAGGTGCAGATACGCAAAAAGGGAAAGTGGCTCTGCGTCACGGCGCGGAAGTAG
- a CDS encoding DUF6508 domain-containing protein, which translates to MFESLTKHLPAIENAEGFGNWVVDRESKGTMNDPIKMPYVNYGTTVADVEQAIYDFVDEHPEYELTHYHDILERNGLEWSSQAMSGADVSELDGQAVMALLLGAVRAERFCDGALLGFFEDGSMRRWLLRLKEVDGRDGNEVRYE; encoded by the coding sequence ATGTTTGAGAGCCTGACAAAACATCTGCCTGCGATTGAGAATGCCGAGGGATTTGGCAACTGGGTTGTAGACCGAGAGAGCAAGGGCACCATGAACGACCCAATCAAGATGCCCTACGTGAATTACGGAACGACGGTTGCTGACGTTGAACAGGCAATCTACGACTTCGTCGACGAGCATCCCGAGTACGAGCTCACGCATTACCACGACATACTTGAACGCAACGGACTCGAGTGGAGCAGCCAAGCAATGTCTGGGGCAGATGTATCGGAACTTGACGGCCAGGCGGTGATGGCGCTTCTGCTCGGAGCCGTGAGAGCAGAACGCTTCTGCGATGGAGCATTGCTCGGCTTCTTTGAGGACGGGAGCATGAGACGCTGGCTGTTGAGGTTGAAAGAGGTTGACGGGCGAGACGGGAATGAAGTGCGATATGAATAA
- a CDS encoding AlbA family DNA-binding domain-containing protein: protein MIVVDGRTDREKLFELLKSGGECSELDFKETLDFSKKIDELDFVKDAVSMCNRYPGGYIVIGVDDDGNPSARAEDTNWTQFDGAVLTDKIRKYVQAPLTAISQLHEVDRHTYCLVCLLSLEDGLLVPFSKLGQTVDGKGRQIVVFREGEIVRRDGAQNRPIEYTQWAEILKQHDACVRKDESKRMDILVDNIIAVLGEKGKTPPLVYGMDEEALVHSLEACFEQKENEKLSRFIFQVAAEFHDDADAINGLAGIGAYALSYCNDAIFEKAADALYDCYAAIDDSKADSASKKPSCGGCLLRIGRTAGSHEKMGPNCPLRQPSISISFALHICILDTRLPG from the coding sequence ATGATCGTAGTAGACGGACGAACCGATAGAGAAAAACTTTTCGAGCTATTAAAGTCTGGCGGTGAATGCAGCGAGCTCGATTTTAAGGAGACGCTAGATTTTTCCAAGAAGATCGATGAGCTCGATTTTGTAAAAGACGCTGTTTCGATGTGCAACCGTTATCCCGGTGGTTACATCGTCATTGGGGTGGACGATGATGGAAATCCATCGGCTAGAGCTGAAGATACCAACTGGACGCAATTTGATGGCGCGGTCTTAACAGACAAAATAAGAAAATATGTTCAGGCGCCTTTGACCGCCATCTCCCAATTACATGAGGTTGATAGACACACATACTGTTTGGTTTGCCTGTTAAGCCTCGAAGACGGGCTTCTCGTTCCTTTTTCAAAGCTCGGACAAACAGTAGATGGCAAAGGTCGTCAAATTGTCGTGTTTCGCGAGGGCGAAATAGTTAGGCGCGACGGAGCTCAGAATCGGCCCATTGAGTATACACAGTGGGCAGAAATATTGAAGCAGCACGATGCTTGCGTGAGGAAAGACGAGAGCAAACGAATGGATATTCTCGTGGACAATATAATCGCCGTTCTTGGAGAGAAGGGCAAAACGCCGCCTCTCGTCTACGGAATGGATGAAGAAGCGCTTGTGCACTCGCTCGAAGCTTGCTTCGAGCAAAAGGAGAATGAGAAGCTTTCTCGCTTCATTTTTCAGGTCGCTGCAGAGTTTCACGATGATGCAGATGCGATCAACGGCCTTGCCGGCATCGGGGCCTATGCCCTTAGCTATTGCAACGACGCGATATTTGAGAAGGCGGCGGATGCTCTCTACGACTGCTACGCCGCAATTGATGATAGTAAGGCGGATTCTGCCTCAAAAAAGCCTAGCTGTGGCGGTTGCTTGTTACGAATTGGGCGCACAGCTGGTTCGCATGAAAAGATGGGACCTAATTGCCCCCTTCGTCAACCGTCAATCTCCATCTCCTTCGCACTTCATATATGCATCCTGGATACGAGACTGCCAGGTTAG
- a CDS encoding class I SAM-dependent methyltransferase, translating into MKCKSEKNTVQETLILPLYSRKLCTELYPNLYRDETAVRLLDQIDYDFSEAEKNSRSLMQRFGALEVAMRQGDLAFEVRDYLKGHPNAAVVNLGCGLDNTGRTCDNGRCKIYNLDFPDVIALRQQLLPAGDREQNIPCDLKDAAWFGKIDASGGAVFFASGVFYYFLPSRSGNWCGGWRTLFPAVCWSLMLPIGRQ; encoded by the coding sequence ATGAAATGCAAAAGTGAGAAAAACACCGTGCAGGAGACGCTGATCCTCCCGCTGTATTCCCGAAAGCTGTGTACGGAGCTGTACCCGAACCTTTACAGGGACGAAACAGCGGTTCGCCTGCTCGACCAGATCGACTACGACTTTTCAGAGGCAGAGAAAAACTCCCGCAGCCTGATGCAGCGCTTCGGTGCGCTGGAGGTGGCCATGCGGCAGGGTGATCTTGCTTTCGAGGTGCGGGATTACCTGAAAGGCCACCCCAATGCGGCGGTGGTCAATCTGGGCTGCGGGCTGGACAACACCGGCAGAACCTGTGACAACGGTAGATGCAAGATCTACAATCTGGACTTCCCTGATGTGATTGCCTTGCGGCAGCAGCTACTGCCCGCCGGGGATCGGGAACAAAATATCCCCTGCGACTTGAAAGACGCCGCATGGTTCGGCAAAATCGACGCCTCCGGTGGGGCGGTGTTCTTTGCCTCCGGGGTGTTCTATTACTTTCTGCCCAGCAGGTCCGGGAACTGGTGCGGGGGATGGCGGACGCTTTTCCCGGCGGTGTGCTGGTCTTTGATGCTGCCAATCGGACGGCAGTAA
- the mcrC gene encoding 5-methylcytosine-specific restriction endonuclease system specificity protein McrC has protein sequence MGRQVAQVNPVIRIQNIYHMLAYAFQTLQGQGYRDIAAEEFDNTADLLAEILSRGVSLQLKRGLGREYIDRKDMLSSPRGKIELSESLKTRSILRRQLICSYDEFSTDTHMNRILKATIMLLIRSDIDKARKKALRRLLPYFVDVEDVNLSGEDWHMRFDRNNQTYRMLMNVCWLVAKGLLQTRESGSLRMMDFLDEQRMSHLYEKFILEYYRREHPELSAGAPYISWALDDGFGDMLPAMHTDITLTRGRTVLIIDAKYYSHTTQQQFDKRSVHSGNLYQIFTYVKNKEAELASTHDQHSVSGMLLYAKTDEDVQPDGVYQMSGNQISVRTLDLNQPFETIRLQLDGIAEAHFSTEAAYV, from the coding sequence GTGGGCCGGCAAGTTGCGCAGGTCAATCCGGTGATCCGGATACAGAACATCTACCACATGCTCGCCTATGCGTTCCAGACGCTGCAAGGGCAGGGCTACCGCGACATCGCAGCCGAGGAGTTCGACAACACCGCCGACCTCCTCGCCGAGATACTGTCACGGGGCGTGAGCCTGCAGCTCAAGCGCGGTCTTGGCCGAGAGTACATCGACCGCAAGGATATGCTCTCCTCACCGAGGGGCAAGATTGAGCTGTCCGAGTCCTTGAAGACGCGCTCAATTCTGCGCAGGCAGCTGATTTGCAGCTACGACGAGTTCAGCACGGACACTCACATGAACCGCATCCTCAAGGCGACGATCATGCTCTTGATTCGCTCGGACATCGACAAGGCGCGCAAGAAGGCACTTAGACGGCTGCTTCCGTACTTCGTGGACGTGGAAGACGTGAACCTTTCGGGCGAAGACTGGCACATGCGCTTCGACCGGAACAACCAGACTTATCGCATGCTCATGAACGTGTGCTGGCTGGTCGCGAAGGGCCTTCTCCAGACGCGGGAGAGCGGGAGTCTCCGCATGATGGACTTCCTCGACGAGCAGCGAATGAGCCACCTGTACGAGAAGTTCATCCTCGAGTACTACAGACGTGAGCACCCAGAGCTTTCCGCAGGGGCGCCGTACATCAGCTGGGCACTCGACGACGGCTTCGGCGATATGCTCCCCGCCATGCACACCGACATAACGCTCACACGAGGCAGGACCGTCCTCATCATCGACGCGAAGTACTACAGTCACACGACGCAACAGCAGTTCGACAAGCGAAGCGTCCACTCCGGAAACCTGTACCAGATCTTCACCTACGTGAAGAACAAGGAAGCGGAGCTCGCCAGCACTCACGACCAGCATAGCGTGTCGGGCATGCTGCTCTACGCCAAGACCGACGAAGACGTGCAGCCTGATGGTGTGTATCAGATGAGCGGTAACCAGATAAGCGTGAGGACATTGGACCTGAACCAGCCCTTCGAGACAATACGTTTGCAGCTCGACGGTATTGCTGAAGCTCATTTCTCAACAGAGGCGGCTTATGTTTGA
- a CDS encoding Abi family protein, which produces MAEPHDRKPILTIEQQIEHLKQKGVAFELCSEEEAADYLRDKCNFFKLASYRKLFSKYEGGPRDGRYVDLDFGQLRLLAALDQELRHALLGMTLDIEHFQKVTLLREMEDRGEDGYAIVADYMASLTTANREYRLRELKMSGRSPYSSSLYAKYSGDMPAWAFLELTSFGTLIDFVRFCARRWGDRRLEASHYDLKRVKSVRNCAAHGSCLINCFAERGAARGSASSGVSRRVAAVGIPKATRRKWMGNTAMQEVATVLVAHSGLVPEGSSRSRAASELAEMFARADGETEALPDKGPDAAARSALEFLRRLTESLGLVE; this is translated from the coding sequence ATGGCCGAACCCCACGATAGGAAGCCGATCCTCACGATCGAGCAGCAGATAGAGCACCTCAAGCAGAAGGGCGTAGCCTTCGAGCTGTGTTCCGAGGAAGAGGCCGCGGACTACCTGCGCGACAAGTGCAACTTCTTCAAGCTCGCATCCTACCGCAAACTCTTCTCGAAATACGAGGGAGGCCCGCGCGACGGCCGCTACGTAGACCTCGACTTCGGCCAGCTGCGCCTGCTCGCGGCGCTCGACCAGGAGCTGCGCCACGCCCTGCTCGGCATGACGCTCGACATCGAGCATTTCCAGAAGGTGACACTGCTTCGCGAGATGGAGGACCGCGGAGAGGACGGCTACGCCATCGTGGCCGACTACATGGCATCGCTTACCACTGCAAACAGGGAGTACCGCCTGCGCGAGCTCAAGATGAGCGGCCGCAGCCCCTACAGCTCGAGCCTCTACGCGAAGTACTCCGGCGACATGCCTGCCTGGGCCTTCCTTGAGCTCACCTCGTTCGGCACCCTCATCGACTTCGTGCGCTTCTGCGCCAGGCGATGGGGCGACAGGCGGCTCGAGGCCTCCCACTACGATCTCAAGCGCGTGAAGTCCGTCCGCAACTGCGCCGCGCACGGCTCGTGCCTGATCAACTGCTTCGCCGAGAGGGGCGCCGCCCGGGGCTCGGCGTCCAGCGGCGTCTCCCGAAGGGTCGCCGCCGTGGGAATTCCCAAGGCGACCAGGAGGAAGTGGATGGGGAACACGGCCATGCAGGAGGTCGCGACCGTGCTCGTGGCGCACTCCGGCCTGGTACCCGAGGGCTCCTCGCGCTCGCGCGCCGCATCCGAGCTCGCCGAGATGTTCGCCAGGGCCGACGGCGAAACCGAGGCGCTGCCCGACAAGGGGCCCGACGCCGCAGCTCGCTCCGCGCTCGAGTTCCTTCGCAGGTTGACAGAATCGCTCGGGTTGGTAGAATAG
- a CDS encoding DUF3800 domain-containing protein — protein MAKELSIFVDESGDRGGKARYYLLTLVFHDRADSIAEAVTGYEAKLAGADLPNIPFHPEPLMNGHKDYEFLNIEQRKVMLAYFSSFVRKLPISYITFVYRRSQFEDLARLMERMGRDISSAMIEHLGFFQPFDDVKVCYDNGQDIVKQALGRSVGKVLSKGVVRRRKTSMADYRLEQVADYLCTIELALVKYEAKENGETYNKFFGGIGSFKRNWLKQARSKRI, from the coding sequence TTGGCCAAGGAACTCAGCATCTTCGTCGACGAGAGCGGCGACCGCGGCGGCAAAGCTCGCTACTATCTGCTCACACTCGTCTTCCACGACCGGGCAGACAGCATCGCCGAGGCGGTCACGGGCTATGAGGCCAAGCTTGCCGGGGCCGACCTCCCAAACATTCCGTTTCACCCCGAGCCTCTCATGAACGGGCACAAGGATTATGAGTTTCTTAACATCGAGCAGCGCAAGGTGATGCTCGCCTATTTCTCCTCGTTCGTCCGCAAACTTCCCATTTCCTATATCACGTTCGTCTACCGCCGCAGCCAGTTTGAAGACCTGGCAAGGCTAATGGAGCGCATGGGGCGCGACATCTCCTCCGCCATGATTGAACACCTGGGCTTCTTCCAGCCCTTCGACGATGTGAAGGTCTGTTACGACAACGGTCAGGACATTGTCAAGCAGGCGCTCGGCCGCTCGGTGGGCAAGGTCCTCTCAAAAGGGGTCGTCCGACGCCGCAAGACCTCGATGGCCGACTACCGCCTCGAGCAAGTGGCGGATTACCTCTGCACTATCGAACTTGCCTTGGTCAAGTACGAGGCCAAGGAGAACGGTGAGACGTACAACAAGTTCTTCGGCGGTATCGGCTCTTTCAAGAGGAACTGGCTCAAGCAAGCCCGCAGCAAGCGGATATAG
- a CDS encoding ATP-binding protein yields the protein MRLFPRENYLKKIRGFYHDDGMIKVITGVRRCGKSCLMQCIADELRAGGVDDEHIVFFDLDRYGYRSVKAPEQLEALIEPLLAISGTKYLFIDEVQNVEGFEDVLNGFRTEGGFSIFITGSNSYLLSGELATKLTGRYIEFEMQTLDFGEYCQMKRFLGLPVSPNPVAEFDAYILEGGFPKAMDYPQLADKRAYVAAVIQEIFEKDIRRRVKIKNVSVFNQVRDYVINNFGATTSLANIQSDLESKQGVKIKRETLARYLQILEDAKIVSKCARFDLKSRKSLRGEQKYYLADLSFYFALNTDNRINYGPVLENIVYRYALAQGCKVSVGRIGKLECDFILRNPEMGYAYVQVTMTIMADRSTEEREYRPFTQIKDNYPKYLLTRSDPIQQRDGIIHANIPEFMQEGRTF from the coding sequence ATGCGTTTGTTCCCTCGTGAAAACTATCTGAAGAAAATCCGCGGCTTCTACCATGACGATGGGATGATCAAGGTCATCACCGGCGTCCGTCGCTGCGGCAAGTCCTGCCTCATGCAGTGCATCGCCGATGAGCTGAGAGCCGGAGGCGTCGATGACGAGCACATCGTCTTTTTCGACCTGGACCGATACGGGTACCGATCCGTCAAGGCCCCAGAACAGCTCGAGGCCCTCATCGAGCCCCTGCTCGCTATCTCGGGAACGAAGTACCTTTTCATCGACGAGGTGCAAAACGTCGAGGGTTTCGAGGACGTGCTCAACGGGTTTCGCACCGAAGGCGGCTTCTCTATCTTCATCACCGGGTCGAACTCCTACCTGCTTTCAGGCGAACTAGCCACGAAGCTAACCGGGCGCTATATCGAATTCGAGATGCAGACGCTGGACTTTGGCGAGTATTGCCAGATGAAGCGCTTTTTGGGACTGCCCGTGAGCCCGAACCCGGTCGCGGAGTTCGACGCCTACATCCTCGAGGGCGGTTTTCCGAAAGCAATGGATTACCCCCAGCTCGCCGACAAGCGCGCTTACGTTGCCGCGGTAATCCAGGAAATCTTCGAAAAGGACATCCGCAGGCGCGTGAAGATCAAGAACGTCTCCGTGTTCAACCAGGTGCGCGACTACGTCATCAACAACTTCGGCGCCACCACGTCGCTTGCGAACATCCAATCGGACCTCGAGAGCAAGCAGGGCGTGAAGATCAAACGCGAGACGCTCGCGCGATACCTCCAGATCCTCGAAGACGCGAAGATCGTCAGCAAGTGCGCCCGCTTCGACCTGAAGTCGCGAAAATCGCTGCGAGGCGAGCAAAAGTACTACCTGGCAGACCTGAGCTTCTACTTCGCCCTCAACACCGACAACCGCATCAACTACGGGCCCGTGCTGGAGAACATCGTCTATCGCTACGCTCTCGCACAGGGTTGCAAGGTCAGCGTCGGACGCATCGGAAAGCTGGAATGCGACTTCATCCTCAGAAACCCAGAGATGGGCTACGCATACGTTCAGGTGACAATGACCATCATGGCCGACCGGTCCACCGAGGAGCGCGAATACCGGCCCTTCACCCAGATCAAGGACAACTATCCCAAGTACCTGCTTACGCGAAGCGACCCCATCCAGCAGCGCGATGGCATCATCCATGCCAACATTCCCGAGTTCATGCAGGAAGGGAGGACCTTCTGA
- a CDS encoding AAA family ATPase, giving the protein MTSTKFTWISFYKELSDKLLTYRDRRDDLINKLATVYESTGMSLPKLEADELQDIDPFTVFGLFNKGITDANRQKIIAGIAEVFDIGADQPTDFEGIPVLNNLNATFYAFANDERRGEHDIDNLWHVFEAELALAADDNEETRKAFVEAFDTTVIQFTLGWKLTMGLYWARPYNFISLDSRNRWFMADVAKAGTTIAGIVPKEKDSPVHDGDRYLAICDTIKSELGSEECSYADFPSLTAAAFVESERVNRERKVAEKAAAEKAEENSLGDEGVKTTHYWTYSPGDGAARWDDFYARGVMGVGWSKLGNVEKYASKEDIRKNLRTLYSSKYSQKNSALALWQFSREIKPGDVVFAKRGRSVIIGRGIVEGDYQFDENGDSYPNIRRVRWTNRGEWHTENLLAVKTLTDITAYPDLVEKLNSFFEDEGGEVEEDTEEVEYPAYTSEDFLSEVYMDGEHYRALVNALRAKKNIILQGAPGVGKTFAAKRLAYSMMGVKDAERVMMVQFHQSYSYEDFIEGFRPNAQGFDLEKGAFYNFCKNAKDDSDNDYFFIIDEINRGNLSKIFGELFMLIENDKRGPRNTLQLLYSHELFYVPSNVYLIGMMNTADRSLAMLDYALRRRFAFFDLRPAFGTESFIAYQEGLASEKFDRLISCVVKLNEAIASDESLGDGFCIGHSYFCRMSPDDVTDDKLSAIVNYELVPMLREYWFDEPTKVDEWAGKLRRSIR; this is encoded by the coding sequence ATGACCAGCACAAAATTTACTTGGATTAGCTTTTATAAAGAGTTATCTGACAAGCTGCTGACCTATCGAGACAGGCGCGACGATCTGATAAACAAGCTAGCAACTGTCTATGAATCGACCGGGATGAGTCTCCCTAAGCTTGAGGCAGATGAGCTCCAAGACATCGATCCGTTCACCGTCTTCGGCCTCTTCAACAAGGGCATCACAGACGCAAACCGGCAAAAGATCATCGCCGGCATCGCCGAGGTGTTCGACATTGGGGCAGATCAGCCCACGGACTTCGAGGGCATCCCCGTGCTCAACAACCTCAACGCGACCTTCTATGCCTTCGCCAACGACGAACGTCGCGGCGAGCACGACATCGATAACCTTTGGCACGTTTTCGAGGCCGAACTTGCACTGGCCGCCGACGACAACGAGGAAACCCGGAAGGCCTTCGTCGAGGCATTCGATACCACCGTCATCCAGTTCACACTTGGCTGGAAGCTCACCATGGGCCTCTACTGGGCGAGGCCCTACAACTTCATCAGCCTGGACTCGCGCAACCGCTGGTTCATGGCCGACGTCGCAAAGGCTGGCACCACCATCGCCGGCATAGTGCCGAAGGAGAAGGACTCGCCAGTTCATGACGGAGATCGCTACCTCGCCATTTGCGACACCATCAAGTCGGAGCTCGGAAGCGAAGAGTGCTCGTATGCAGACTTCCCCTCGCTGACGGCTGCCGCCTTCGTGGAGTCTGAGCGCGTCAACCGTGAGAGGAAGGTCGCCGAGAAGGCTGCAGCCGAGAAGGCGGAAGAAAATTCCCTTGGAGACGAGGGGGTCAAGACCACACATTACTGGACCTACTCCCCGGGAGACGGTGCCGCGAGGTGGGATGACTTCTACGCACGTGGCGTAATGGGCGTCGGCTGGAGTAAGCTCGGCAACGTCGAGAAATACGCCAGCAAGGAAGACATCCGCAAGAACCTGCGCACCCTGTACAGTAGCAAGTACTCGCAGAAGAACTCTGCGCTCGCGCTCTGGCAGTTCTCGCGCGAAATCAAGCCGGGCGACGTTGTCTTTGCTAAGCGGGGCCGCAGCGTGATTATTGGTCGCGGCATCGTTGAGGGGGATTACCAATTCGACGAAAATGGCGACTCCTATCCGAACATCCGCAGGGTACGCTGGACGAACAGAGGAGAGTGGCACACGGAAAACCTCCTCGCCGTGAAGACCCTGACGGACATCACCGCCTATCCCGACCTCGTTGAGAAGCTCAACTCGTTCTTCGAGGACGAGGGCGGCGAAGTCGAGGAAGACACGGAGGAGGTTGAATACCCAGCGTACACGTCTGAGGACTTCCTCTCGGAGGTCTACATGGACGGCGAGCACTACAGGGCCCTCGTCAACGCCCTGCGCGCGAAGAAGAACATCATCCTGCAGGGTGCCCCGGGCGTGGGCAAGACCTTCGCCGCAAAGCGCCTGGCCTACTCCATGATGGGCGTGAAGGACGCCGAGCGTGTGATGATGGTGCAGTTCCACCAGAGCTACAGCTACGAGGACTTCATAGAGGGGTTCCGTCCGAACGCGCAGGGCTTCGACCTCGAGAAGGGCGCGTTCTACAACTTCTGCAAGAATGCGAAGGACGATTCTGACAACGACTACTTCTTCATCATCGACGAAATCAACCGTGGCAACCTCTCGAAGATCTTCGGCGAGCTGTTCATGCTCATCGAGAACGACAAGCGCGGGCCCAGGAACACGCTGCAGCTCCTCTACTCGCACGAGCTGTTCTACGTCCCGAGCAACGTATACCTCATTGGAATGATGAACACAGCGGACCGCTCGCTCGCCATGCTCGACTACGCCCTGCGCCGCCGCTTCGCGTTCTTCGACCTCCGTCCCGCCTTCGGCACGGAGAGCTTCATCGCCTATCAGGAGGGACTTGCCAGCGAGAAGTTCGATAGGCTCATCTCTTGCGTCGTGAAGCTGAACGAGGCGATCGCGTCCGACGAGTCGCTGGGAGACGGCTTCTGCATCGGCCATAGCTACTTCTGCCGCATGTCCCCGGACGACGTGACGGACGATAAGCTCTCAGCAATCGTCAACTACGAGCTCGTGCCGATGTTGCGCGAGTACTGGTTCGACGAGCCCACCAAGGTCGACGAGTGGGCCGGCAAGTTGCGCAGGTCAATCCGGTGA